One genomic window of Mesoplodon densirostris isolate mMesDen1 chromosome 14, mMesDen1 primary haplotype, whole genome shotgun sequence includes the following:
- the TIA1 gene encoding cytotoxic granule associated RNA binding protein TIA1 isoform X6 — MATGKSKGYGFVSFFNKWDAENAIQQMGGQWLGGRQIRTNWATRKPPAPKSTYESNTKQLSYDEVVNQSSPSNCTVYCGGVTSGLTEQLMRQTFSPFGQIMEIRVFPDKGYSFVRFNSHESAAHAIVSVNGTTIEGHVVKCYWGKETLDMINPVQQQNQIGYPQAYGQWGQWYGNAQQIGQYMPNGWQVPAYGMYGQPWNQQGFNQTQSSAPWMGPNYGVQPPPGQNGSMMPNQPAGYRVAGYETQ; from the exons ATGGCAACAGGAAAGTCTAAGGGATATGGCTTTGTCTCCTTTTTCAACAAATGG GATGCTGAAAACGCCATTCAACAGATGGGTGGCCAATGGCTTGGTGGAAGACAAATCAGAACTAACTGGGCAACCCGAAAGCCTCCAGCTCCAAAGAGTACATATGAGT CAAACACCAAACAGCTATCATATGATGAGGTCGTAAATCAGTCTAGTCCAAGCAACTGTACTGTATATTGTGGAGGTGTCACTTCTGGACTAACAG AACAACTAATGCGTCAGACTTTTTCGCCATTTGGACAAATAATGGAAATTCGAGTCTTTCCAGATAAAGGATATTCTTTTGTTCG GTTCAATTCCCATGAAAGTGCAGCACATGCAATTGTTTCTGTTAATGGAACTACCATTGAAGGCCATGTTGTGAAATGCTACTGGGGCAAAGAAACTCTTGATATGATAAATCCCGTGCAACAG CAGAATCAAATTGGATATCCACAAGCTTATGGCCAGTGGGGCCAGTGGTATGGGAATGCACAACAAATTGGCCAATATATGCCTAATGGTTGGCAAGTACCTGCATATGGAATGTATGGCCAGCCATGGAACCAGCAGGGATTTAA TCAGACACAGTCTTCTGCACCATGGATGGGACCAAATTATGGAGTGCAGCCGCCTCCAGGACAGAATGGCAGCATGATGCCTAATCAGCCTGCAGGGTATCGAGTTGCAGGGTATGAAACCCAGTGA